The proteins below come from a single Phocoena sinus isolate mPhoSin1 chromosome 2, mPhoSin1.pri, whole genome shotgun sequence genomic window:
- the LINS1 gene encoding protein Lines homolog 1 isoform X3, which translates to MFQNSDKLLSHMAAKCLALLLYFQLKEKITLSNSWISFCQKNLSEYSESDKVVHCLWMLTFVIKEIFKDTCSQKTEILKQFLTPFDTIFEVFYNSLFSQHFENHQDTSKLINSLICFLELLELLIASRIHLKLHFTCQRMLFLKPSCVFDVITWPIQAFVKRKFIIFIKKCLLCKVGEDLCRGSVPTFMAPDHPLDVDLLALADAVLQAVDLGFLRTLSVYGKPSCFGGDEVQPGCECVPGPDHVILRAASLLIIRSLEIKFQNGASASEMKVDLQRFMSELLTFLKPHLQPSLRSHNLCEWLSRVFIEQDDDMLEAAKTAMGIYLKLTRECEATESLTQEKEMWNHHTHENGYNPHCIFLFFLKNIGFDSTVLLDFLISSETCFLEYFVRYLKLLQKDWDNFFTICKYFDITESKDNVNICCCISSLVQDRSSNQTEPSPLAVLGNHRDAHAWVSRASEASSEPLNHAVMSEEAQATLQANSLSPQRTSQSLVDYETSDDSEEESTDQRLANSRLTSLHQEAMKKIQDTIGTSRDKKELSLESQSRSLVPKESNTPFSVDCDIGPNNIASKVGISYRTVKCFEELQGAIYRLQKKNLFPYNPTALLKLLKHIETIYNRSMTPL; encoded by the exons ATAACATTGAGTAATTCCTGGATTTCTTTTTGccaaaaaaatctttctgaataTTCTGAAAGTGATAAAGTAGTACACTGCCTCTGGATGCTTACCTTTGtaataaaagaaatctttaaagaTACATGTTCACAAAAAACAG aaatTCTAAAGCAGTTCCTGACTCCTTTTGACACTATTTTTGAAGTCTTTTACAATTCCTTATTTTCTCAGCATTTTGAAAACCACCAAGATACTTCTAAACTAATAAACAGCTTGATATGTTTCCTGGAATTGCTTGAACTTCTTATAGCCTCCAGAATCCACCTGAAGTTACATTTCACTTGCCAGAGGATGTTATTTTTGAAACCTTCTTGTGTGTTCGATGTTATTACCTGGCCTATTCAGGCTTTTGTCAAAAGGAAATTCATCATATTCATCAAAAAGTGCCTTCTCTGCAAAGTGGGTGAAGACCTTTGTCGGGGATCCGTCCCTACCTTCATGGCACCAGATCATCCTTTAGATGTGGACCTGTTGGCTTTGGCTGATGCTGTTCTGCAAGCTGTGGATTTGGGCTTTTTGAGGACACTGTCTGTCTATGGAAAACCTTCCTGCTTTGGAGGCGATGAAGTCCAACCTGGATGTGAGTGTGTCCCTGGTCCAGATCATGTGATCCTTAGAGCAGCGAGCTTACTTATCATTAGATCCTTAGAAATCAAGTTTCAAAATGGTGCTTCAGCAAGTGAAATGAAAG TTGATTTACAGAGGTTCATGTCTGAGTTACTGACCTTCTTAAAGCCTCACCTTCAGCCGTCTCTGCGATCACACAATCTTTGTGAGTGGTTGTCTAGGGTCTTCATAGAACAAGACGATGACATGCTGGAGGCTGCCAAAACAGCAATGGGCATCTACCTGAAGTTGACCAG AGAATGTGAAGCTACTGAAAGCTTgacccaagaaaaagaaatgtggaacCATCACACACATGAAAATGGCTATAATCcacactgtatttttttattctttttaaaaaatataggattTGATTCTACCgttcttcttgattttttgatttcatcAGAAACCTGTTTTCTTGAGTATTTTGTTAGGTATTTAAAATTATTGCAAAAAGACTGGGATAATTTTTTCACTATTTGCAAGTACTTTGATATAACTGAATCTAAAGATAacgtaaatatttgttgttgtatCTCCTCACTTGTCCAAGACAGAAGCAGCAACCAAACAGAGCCTAGTCCTTTGGCTGTTCTTGGTAATCACAGAGATGCTCATGCTTGGGTCTCCCGGGCTTCTGAAGCATCTTCTGAACCACTGAACCATGCTGTGATGTCTGAGGAGGCCCAGGCCACACTCCAGGCTAATAGTCTGTCTCCCCAACGAACTTCTCAAAGTCTGGTAGATTACGAAACCTCTGATGATTCTGAAGAAGAATCCACAGACCAGCGTTTAGCAAACAGTAGACTAACATCTTTACACCAAGAAGCAATGAAGAAAATTCAGGACACAATTGGAACAAGTAGGGATAAAAAAGAACTTAGCCTGGAGTCTCAGTCAAGGTCTCTGGTTCCCAAAGAATCTAATACTCCCTTCTCTGTTGATTGTGACATAGGCCCAAATAACATTGCTTCTAAAGTGGGAATATCTTATAGAACAGTAAAGTGCTTTGAAGAGCTACAAGGTGCCATTTATCGTTTGCAGAAGAAAAATCTGTTCCCATATAATCCAACAGCACTTTTGAAGTTGTTAAAACATATTGAGACAATATATAATAGAAGTATGACTCCTTTGTAA